The region ATTGGGGCTATAACTTAATTTAGGAGTGGTTTTGCCACTTATATTTGCTCTTGGAGAAATACCAAAGGTTATTTCTTCTGGTAATTCGAACTTACCACCTCACCTGTTAAGCTATAGAGAAGTGCTTTTGCATATGCTGAAGTAAAATGGTTTTTATTAGCAATAACTTGAACGGTATTGATTTCCTCACTGCTTGCTTCATAAAAGGCCCAAGTGGTAATCTAGCTAAGTTAATAAACTGAATAGACTTAAAGTCCTGCATTGCTTCATCAGTGGGATTATATTGGCTCAAATAAGTATATGCCCTGAAAGATTATTTTCAAATATGTATGAACTAAAAATTTTAATTCTCGCATCATCATTTTGTTCCATTGAATAAATACTTCTAGCTCCAGCAAAGTCTCCTAGTTTTATTAAGTCTTGAAAATATTGATCTTTGGCTTTTCTAAGACACTTATTTAAGCCGGATAATTGAATTTGTTTTTCTAGACTACTTAGAGTTGAATTTTGTTGAACTGATGTAATATTCAGCATTAAATTATTAATTAGCACAGGTATAGTACTATAAGGATTTCCCGAATTACATGCAGATAAGTCATTGCCATTAATGATTGGTGTAAGACCTAATCCACAGTTAGGCTCAGGTAAATTGGAAGGTCCAAACTGAAAACGATTTACGTTTGGATGTGCCAAAATAGCATCTCTGCAATCTACATCTGTTCCTGATGGCTCAATATAATAAAAAGGATTAGGAGTACCAGTAATTGATGGAATACTTGAAGAGGCGGTGCCATCATGAGTAAAGCAATTATTTGCTGGTCCAATGAATCCGGAAAATTATTCCCGAAACTGTGCCGTTGACAAAAACATCACTATATGAACTGTTAAAACAATTCTCAAAGAAATTAAAATCTGGATTTTGATCAATTACTGTAAGAGCCATTAAGTTAGTGTTAAATTGATTAAAATCAACATCTGCTACCCCAAGCCCATTGGCAAAACTTGCTGCACCAAATAGACCAGTTATTTCATTTCTCAATAAATCAAAATTATTGTGGCCATCATTTAATACATCAAGCCATGAAGTCTGAAACCTATTATTTACAATAATATTTTGGGCAAATCGTAGTCCCTCTCGAATTGTAACCGACATTGGAGCCTTTAAAAGTGTTACCTTTAATAATCGAAGCAATACCTGCAGATGCATTATTGAAAAGGATATCATTCATCCCACTGTTAAAAGTATTGCTTTCAATCAAAAACGATCCAGATGCTGAAACAATACAATGATCTGTAATATTATTAAAAATGCAATCTTTGACCTCTACTCCTTGACAATTCCAATTAGTTATACTCCATCTTCCACCATTTTGTGTACAATTTCTAATATAAGATGAGTTTGGGAGTGGAGTCCAGGACATTAATTCAACTATTCTTCTCACATTATGGAAGGTTGTATTTTCAGCTTGCAATATGCCATTGCCATAACCTGAGATAATAGGAATTGATTCAGGTGCAAACATTGAAACTGCTGCGACAGCTGTATTTTCTATTACAGCATTGTTCATAAACTTGACATCAAAATCAGAATTCCCTCCGTACACAACTACCCCTTGCCAAAAATCACCACACCCATTCGTTAATTTTCCTCCATTTACAATCAATTTAGCTTGAGGCCGTACTATTATATGAGACTGCTCACTTAAAAACACATCAGAATTTATAGTTAAAGTTATCCCATCTTGAATAATCAAGTTTCCATATACACTCATAGGGGCAGAAATAACTGAATTGCTCTTCACTATTATGCCACAACTGCCATCAGTTAATGAATTGCAATCTACGGCATTATGCAAGTCTTTGGTTGCTAAATTTTTATGAATGTCGTTTAATCTAACTTTCGGAATGTGATTTGAGCGTTGCCAATCTGTTGACATTAATTGTTTGCATGAATTATCATGATAGAAATTCATAATATTATGTCCTAACTCATGTAAAACATCAAAGTATTTAATTGAAAAGCCCATCCCCAAACTGTTTCGGGTGATTCATTAGCAAGAGATGGCCACCATATATCATGGAAATTCTTCCTAATTAAATAATCAGAGTATCTGTTTGCTATTATATAAGAATTTTCATTTGCAGTACTATTATAGGCTTTAGGAAGGATAGAGCACCTTGTTGCAATACCATTACCATTCTGTTCAAATCGGTCAATATATTTAGACTGTGGCCTAGTCCCATTAGCAATATGTGTTTCTAATAAATCAATTAATTCTCCATTTTCCACAAAGAAAAATTCAGCTCTCCAAAATGTGCAGACTCGAAGTCTTTCATTACATTTTCCAAATCAGACCAAACATTACCAACCCCTTGGGCAAATATATGAATTAGGAGTTCCATTATAATTATCCCTATTAGTTTCTCCATACCAATCCCAAGCTAAAGTATTATCTATAGTGTGAACATTAAATTTAACTCTAATTTTTGCATCCAATGGATAACCACTAGAACAATTTTCGGGGTCAACAATATTTGCCAAATGCGAATTCATTGCATTTTCCCAATCTGTCCACAAAGAACTTGTTGAAGAAAAACCGCCTGTACCATTATCTCTTCTAATTATAACAAAATTACATTTCAAAATTATTGGTTCACATATATTTTCACTAAAAAAGTCAATTCCCGAAAATTCATTATTTAATGTAGCGCCTACATTTGGCATTGCACAATCATGTTGACCATAAATTATACAAAAATTTATATGACTTAAAATTAACAAAATTATTAAACGTTTCATATTGAAAGTTTTAAATTGTTAGAAAATAGTTTATAACTTGAGGACAAATTGCATTCTCTTTAATATTTTATTTTGATGAATTTGCTCATTGGTAATTCTTAAATATACTGACACTTTATTGAACTAAAAACATTAGAAAATAAAGGTTCATTAATATAGTTTCTATAGTTCAGTATGTTCTATAAGTTCTATAAGTTCTATAAGTTCTATAAGTTCTATAAGTTCTATATGCTAAATACTTTTAAATCATAAATATAATGCAATGTAATACATAAACGATATTTTCACAAAATATTTTATGTTAAATTTTATGTTTAGGATAAAAATTCAGGGTTTACCCTGATACCCTATCAGTAAAAACCCTGAGCAAAAATAGTATTAACTGCAATTTTATATATGTTAATTATTGCCAATCTAGCAAATTTTACCATCTTGGAATCCCAAGCCATTCAAATTATTATGTTTTAGAATTATTCTTTAACAATCTAAACTAGTAATTATGAAAAATCAAAATGGCGAGAGCCAAATACCTCCACTTTTGCAGGTTGCCGAAGTAAAGGTTAAGTATCAATCCAATTTACCATTTGTTAATCATCCAAGAGTTAATAATTCTGACGATGCAGAAAAATATTTAGGATTAATTGGGGTGATGACATGGAGTTGGTTGAGGAATTCAATGTGTTATTCCTTAACCGTGCAAATTATGTAAAAGGGTTGTTGCGATTAAGTCGTGGTGGATTGACTGGAACTGTAGCTGATCCACGGATTTTATTTGCCACTGCATTGAAAGGTCTTGCTGTAGGAATTATTGCAGGGCATAACCATCCTTCAGGTTCTTGTAAACCAAGCACCCAAGATATTGAGTTGACCAGAAAGTTGAAAGAGATTGGAAAATTCCATGACATTCAACTATTAGATCACATCATACTTGCACCACATTCTGGATTTTATTCCTTCGCAGACGAAGGCTTGCTCTAATTATTCATCTTTTAATTTTAATGAAATGAAAAGAGTGTATTCAAGAGGAGAAGAAGTTCAGTTTGTTTCTAAAGCGAATATTGACCTATATCAAGAAGTGACGAATAAGATTATCTCAATGCTTGATTCCGGAGTTGCCCCTTGGCGTAGCCCTGGAATTCTTATGGTTTGGCTAGAAACTATGTTTCTGGTCATATATATAGAGGCATCAATTATATTTTGATGAATTTTTCAGGGCATATAATTCCATACTTTTTAAGCTTCAAGCAAATTAAAGAATTAGGTGCAGTTTTGAAATCAGGAGCTAAAGCGGAGAAAGTCGTTTACTTTAATCTGGTTTATAAGAATTTAGAAGGCCATAGACTGAGTGAAATGGAGGCTCAAGCTCTTATTAAGGACAAAGTGAAGATAGATGTCTCTCGATTTATTAAATACTATCCTGTCTTCAATATAGAATATGTGGAAGGTATATCCGTTGAAATTCAGGATTTTGAATTGAGTCCAAATGAGAAAATTAAAAGTTGTGAAGATTTAGTCGAGAATATGCCAAATAGACCACCGATTAAATTCATAGATTCCGATCATGCCTATTACTTACCTTCAAAGGACTTTATCAACATGCCAATGCTGGCGCAATTCCAATCAAGCTTCGCTTATTATGCTTGCTTATTTCATGAGTTAGCTCATTCGACCGGACATAAATCAAGACTCAATAGAGAAGGAATTGTAAATTCTGAAACTTTTGGAAGCGTGGTTTATAGCACCGAGGAACTCATTGCCGAGCTTGGAAGCTCTTATTTATGCTCAATAGCACAAATTGATAATGATACCCTAATGCAAAGAAGTGCATCGTATTTAAATGATTGGTTGAGAGTTCTAAAGGAAGATAATCGATTTATTTTTAAAGTTGCTTCACAGGCTCACAAGGCGGTTGATTATATTTTAGGTAATGAAAATCAGAAATTGTTGGCTAAGTGAAAGCACCGCCAATGATCTTTATATTTCAAATATTCCCTGCAAGGCTCTGGCTTTGTAGGGAATTTTAAAGTATATTAGACTCAACTAAATCCCCTTTATATTCTTTAGACTTCGTGTTCATTAACTCCCTTTTTTCTTGAGCCTTTAGAAGAAGATTTCGAAATTTAATTAGTTCCATTTCTTCCTTGTAAATTTGTTGTAGTAATTCAAATCTCGTTTCTTCTTTTTGATTTAATAATTCCTTCCAAGTTATCTCCATACAATATTTTATAAGTAAGTTAATGTTAATTCTTCAAATTTATCAAGACATTTTGATTTATATGACGCGACAGAGTTCTTTTGCAAATTCATGAATTGACCTATTTCTTCATTAGAATATCCTTCCAAATAATATTTTATTATTTTACGACAAGTTGGTTGCATTAAACTTAAAATGTGTTCAATATGCTCTAAAGCAATTTTTGATTCAATAATATTACTAGTTCCGACACTAAAGACTGGACTAAGATTTTCGGAAATATCTGTATTTTTCCTTTTCTCTCCTTTTCGGCAAGGTTTAAGGCGTTCTTTTTAAATATATGATTTAAAAAAAGGATTTTAAGTTCGAAATAATTTGACCTCTACTATTCATTTTCCAAACTTCTTCAAGCGATTCATTAAATAAATCATCTAAATAGTGATGTGGCAACCCAGAATTTTTAATTATAAAACTCATAGTTGCAAAATTATCGTCGTAAAATTTATTTACTTGATCCTGGGATTGTAAAATAAATACTTCCAAAGTTTATATATAAAATATTTATAATACAAATATAATAAAAAGTTGAATTTCAATACTTAATGGATCATAAATTTTTATAAATTATAAAATAATTTAATATAAAGTGCTGAAAATCAATAGAAAAAGTAAAAAATAGTTGGTATTTAAATAAAGAAATGAGGTTCTCACCGGATATAAAAAAAGCTGGTCCCACAAAGTAGAACCAGCCTTGGAATTTGTTTATCGGCTGAAATTTCTGACGATTACACCGATATACAAATGAACGAGGCAAATTTAATGCCTTTCGGGTTAATTCTAACTCTTTTGAAAGGTTAAAGTCAAGTTTTTCTACTGCATGTGGGTATTCGGCATATAAACTAAAAAAATATGCATATGCAAAAGATACCGTCTAATTCCTCTACAAATTCCTTGTTGACTGAACAAATGTTCAGTTTGCTAATTGCAAACCATGCATTCGATGATTCATTGAAAAAATTCAATGAGATTTCATCCTCTCGACATTTAAAACTCAATATCCTAATTCGGGATCAAATAATTGATACTCGGAATAATGACTCCTGTGAGAATCCTTCACCACCATTTAATAATATTTTTTAACATAAATACTTTAAAATTATGAAAAATGACATGTTCTCATTTCAATTTGGACTTCGAGTAGTAGAACTCGAAAATTTTATCACAGCAGAAATCCAAAAAATTAAAGCTAAAGCTCATCAAGATATTGATATAGCAATATCTCAAGGTATTTTGACTATTAACCTACTGCTTCTAGAAATCACTGCTTTCTTCGAAGTATTGAAAGAACATGTAAACCAGAGACTCAATCCTGAGATTGAAAAACTCACTGAAGAAATTTCTCAAACAAATATTGAGGAGTTAAAAGAAATTACAAAATCCAAACAAGATGCAAATCAAAAGAAAATAGGGACTCTGGAAGTTGATGTTAAACGGACTAAGCTCTCTTATGATTGGAAGAATTACAAATGGATCAAAATTGCAATCCTTTCACTTTGTTCTATTGATGCTATGGCCAATTACTCTAGTTTGCAAGTTTTAGTTAGCAATCTATTAGTCGCAATAATTTTGGCATTGGCAGTTGCAATTGGTCTAGCCTTCGGAGCACATATTCTAGGATCCAAAATTAGATTTGCCAAAACATTAAAAGAAAAAGCAATATGGCTTTCAGTTGGATTTATAGGAGCTAGTGCAGTTTTCTTTTACTTAGGAATGCAAAGGCAGGTATTTTCTGATGATGGCTCAACATTTTCTAATTCACCAATTCTTTGGATGTTGTTCAATGACTTCTTCTTTATAATAGCCCTACTCCTCGCTTCAACGAAATTACCCACGAGAGAACAGGTGCTTGAGTTCAATGAGTTCAATGATAAAAAGAATCAAATATTACAATTAAAACACCAAAATGCAGAATTGGATAAAGCCCTTCAAATTGAGGAAAGTAAAGTCAATGAGAATAAACAAAAGCTTGAGGCATTTAAAAAATACAAGGAAGGCCTATTAATGTCATTGGACAAAGAAAAGGAACTACAGCATGCAACGTGCTTAAAAGAGCATGAATTGAAAAATGGAAGAATATTGTTAAATAAAAATTTAAATAATGAAACAAAACTTGCATAGTGTAATATTTATTTTAATCTTTTTAATTGGTCAGTCTTCTTGTAAGACTTTAACTTCGGAAACTATCATAATACTTGATCTAACTGAGGAAACATTTAATCATATTTCTATCAATGAATACAAAATCATTTCTAGTCTGAATGACAATGTATTTAATGGTGAGGTGGTTCGAATACAGCCAATCACTGAAAATGGATTTAATACTGTGGAATGCCACAAAATTGAAAGGGTGGCATCATCAGCTCTGGGAAATGAATATCAAAGACGTAGTGAATTAAAGAAGTTCTACTCTTCCATCGATTCAAGTTTAAAACTTTTAAAAAAAGGTAGAACCAGGCGAAGTGGATCTGTGATTTTTAAAATACTTAGTGAAGAATTGAATCATTTAAATAAGTCGAAAGCAGATAAGAAGATACTTATTATTAATTCAGATCTCATGGAAAATTCATTTTTTGATTTTACTACTTCCAGCAATATTGAGATGATTAGAAATAATCCATATGAGATTGAAAAGATTTTAACAGATAAGTATCCTGTTGCTGATTTGAAAGGTGTATCAATATACATTTTATACAAGCCAGTTAATAAATGGGATAGCGAGAGATTTGAGATAGTATCTGATTTCTATAAGAAACTATTTGAGTCTAAAGGAGCAATTGTTAATGTAAGTGGAAATTTAAATTAAGCCTATGACAAATCCAATTGGGCAAAGAGTCCTAGAATTGTCCAAAACCTTATTTATTACTGCGCTCAAGCTTGCATCATTACTATTTGCTTTTTCCTGCAAAATACTAGGCTCGATATTAATCAAGACTGGAGAACTGGTTGATAAAATGATAAATAGATGATTAAGGTTATTGGATTTGTTTTAGAGATTGTATTTGAAGTACTGTCTGCAATATTAAGTGGTATATTCGAATTCATTTCTACATTGCTTGATCAGGAAAGGAAGACAGAATTTGATGCCACTTTTGTTCCGCCTAATGAGATTATGAGAATTCAGGATAAAGGATTCTGCTTAACTGGTGAATATTGTCTTTCAATTTCCGACAGTTATAAAAACGCAATTGCCTTGGGTGGCTCCGGTTCTGGTAAGAGCTCCACAATATTGATCAATAGTGCCTTACTAATGGCAAAAGGTAATTCAAGTTTAATCTTTAATGACCCAAGCCATGAAATACGATTATTGGTCAGTGGTGCTCTTATCGAACTCGGATATGAGATAAAGGTAATAAATTACAGCAGTTTAAATTCTGAATGCTTTAATCCCTTAAAACGATGCAAGACTATCTCAGATATTCAGAAGCTTGCATCATTGCTTGTCAGAAATGCATTAGGTGATTCTAAAGATCCGTTCTGGAACAAAAGTGCCGAGGCCATTATATCTCTATTCATCCGGTATTTGATTTTTTATGCTGAACCAGAATTCAGGACTTTATACAATGTTTTGCATTTGATAAATGTATTCGCAGGCAATCCAGAGAAGATAGACAGGTTAATAGTTATAGCAAAGGATGAAAAAATATTATCCGAATACAAAGCTTTTGTTGCATATGGCGACAAGACCCTGTCATCAATACTCGCTACAGCCAAAGCATCATTAACTCTATTCACAGACGAAACAGTTGCAAGTATAACTTCAATTGATACGATTAATTTTTCGGAGTTTCGAACTAAAAAGGTGGCTTTGTTTATAAACAATTCAGTTCCGGATATGCACTACTATGGTGCTTTATCATCCTTGTTTTTTCAGCAATTCTTCAACGAATTATTGGTACGCATTCCGACAAAGAATGAAACCAACATATTTTTTCTTTTAGATGAAGCATCTTCCGTGTATCTACCAAGTCTTTCAACAACCATATCGAATATCCGGAAATACAATAGCGGAATACTTCTGATCTATCAGGATTATCATCAATTGGAACACGTATACGGAACTTATGAAGCAAAAAACATAACAGCCAATTGCTATGCAAAAGTCTATTTGCCCGGACAACCAATTGAAACATGCAAAATGTTGGAAACTGCACTCGGAAAGTTTGAGTATGCAGATGATAATGAAGTTCGACACATACGTCAATTGATGACAGCGGATGAAATCAGAATGTCTGACAGAGCGATTGTATTGATTGGAAACAAGCCACCGATTCATGCAAAGCTAAGACCGTATTACAATGATTGGAAGCTAAACTCATTAACGAAGCTTCCACCTTACGAGCCTTCTAATAAGCTATCATTTAATATTCTTCCCTTAATTCAGTTAGATGAAAAGAAGAAGGCTTAATACCAAAAGCAATCTATGTTCCTATTTAAGATCTAGTGGCGTTCTTGAAAATGGAACTAGTGAGGACATTCAAAAAGTTAAAAATGATTATTGGAAAGAATACAAGCGAATTTGGAGAAAAATAAAAGGAAATCTGGTAAAGAGATTACCATATCATTTTCAATAGACGAGTTCAAAGAAATAACTTCTGAATCCAAGCGACATAAACTTTCTCGAACTAAATTTATTAAACAAGCTTGCTTCGCTTATATTAATAAATCCTATATAGTTCCAGATTTTAAGGAAGTAAAAAGAATTGCTCAACAATTATCAATGACATACAACTCAATTCAGGGATTAATAGAAGAAAATAGTATTGAATTCAAATCTGGAAAATCAATTTTAAAATCAATTTACAATTTGGAGCGAGAAATACTCCCTGCATTGCATAATCCAAATTCATTAAATGCATTGGTCAAAGAACATGTTTTGAAAAATGCAAAACACAAAAGCTCGCTGATTGAATTCATCAATACAATATGATTCTAAAGAACCTCACAAGAAGATCAAATACAGGCCAATTGGTAAATTACCTTTTTAAAAATGAAAAAGATAAAAAACCGGAACCAGTTTTAAAACATAATTTAAGAAGTCGGACAACTAAAGGATGGGCAAATGAACTTGACCGCAATTTTGATTTGAGAAACAATAGACGTAAAGACAACATCCGCCTTCATCATACAATCATCTCCTTTTCGAACAAGGATAAAAAACAGATCAATACGGAATTGTTAAAGGACATAACTAAAAAGTACATTGAACTTCGAGGCAAAGACAACATTTATCTGGCTTCATCCCATAATGATAAAGAGCATATTCACCTTCATATTATTATGTCCGCACACAAATATTTAACTGGGGAATCCAATAGAATCTCAAGACAAGAATTCAAGGACTTGAAATTAGCTCTCGATTCATATCAAAAAAAAAGGTATCCAGAGCTTGTTCATAGTCTTCCATCTCATGGGAAATCACAAAAACTCCAGCTTACTGATCCTGATCTGAAGCTTCAGGATCGGGAAGGAAAATTATCACAAAAGCAAGAGCTTTTTGAAAATGTTCAGACAGTTTATAGTCGATCCAAATCACTTGATAATTTTCTTTCTGAGCTCAAATCCGAGGGGTATAATTCGTATAGCAGGGGTGGCAAAGTTTATGGAGTGGAAGATGAGTCTGGTCGGCATTATAGTTTTAAAACCCTCGGAATTGAACTCAATAAGCTGGAGGAATTAGACCGACAAGCTCAAGAAGAGGCCATTCAACTTCAAGAACTTGCCAGTCTTAGGGAATCCAAAAGGCAGGAAAGAGAGCAAGATGTTGAACCGGAAAGGGAGATTTCAGATGATCTGAATGAATCAGATTTGGATTCAAACTCGGAGGGAATTGTGGACGAAAAGGATGATATACAAGACAGTGATACGGGTCCAGAATACCACGATGATCACTAGCTCAGGATGCTAATTTTGGAAGGTTGCAAGATTGCGTTACGCCATGGCGATAAGTAATCGGCCTTATGTCAAAACGCAATCTTGGCGGGAGACCCGCACCCCTTATAGATCAAAACGAATTTGAAATGAACGTGTCGAAATGGCATACTGCTATGACAAAAGTTCTAAGGAGTTGTAATTCTTTAACGAATCAAGTG is a window of Candidatus Vicinibacter affinis DNA encoding:
- a CDS encoding DUF1738 domain-containing protein, producing MARNYVSGHIYRGINYILMNFSGHIIPYFLSFKQIKELGAVLKSGAKAEKVVYFNLVYKNLEGHRLSEMEAQALIKDKVKIDVSRFIKYYPVFNIEYVEGISVEIQDFELSPNEKIKSCEDLVENMPNRPPIKFIDSDHAYYLPSKDFINMPMLAQFQSSFAYYACLFHELAHSTGHKSRLNREGIVNSETFGSVVYSTEELIAELGSSYLCSIAQIDNDTLMQRSASYLNDWLRVLKEDNRFIFKVASQAHKAVDYILGNENQKLLAK
- a CDS encoding type IV secretory system conjugative DNA transfer family protein, which encodes MIKVIGFVLEIVFEVLSAILSGIFEFISTLLDQERKTEFDATFVPPNEIMRIQDKGFCLTGEYCLSISDSYKNAIALGGSGSGKSSTILINSALLMAKGNSSLIFNDPSHEIRLLVSGALIELGYEIKVINYSSLNSECFNPLKRCKTISDIQKLASLLVRNALGDSKDPFWNKSAEAIISLFIRYLIFYAEPEFRTLYNVLHLINVFAGNPEKIDRLIVIAKDEKILSEYKAFVAYGDKTLSSILATAKASLTLFTDETVASITSIDTINFSEFRTKKVALFINNSVPDMHYYGALSSLFFQQFFNELLVRIPTKNETNIFFLLDEASSVYLPSLSTTISNIRKYNSGILLIYQDYHQLEHVYGTYEAKNITANCYAKVYLPGQPIETCKMLETALGKFEYADDNEVRHIRQLMTADEIRMSDRAIVLIGNKPPIHAKLRPYYNDWKLNSLTKLPPYEPSNKLSFNILPLIQLDEKKKA
- a CDS encoding relaxase/mobilization nuclease domain-containing protein is translated as MILKNLTRRSNTGQLVNYLFKNEKDKKPEPVLKHNLRSRTTKGWANELDRNFDLRNNRRKDNIRLHHTIISFSNKDKKQINTELLKDITKKYIELRGKDNIYLASSHNDKEHIHLHIIMSAHKYLTGESNRISRQEFKDLKLALDSYQKKRYPELVHSLPSHGKSQKLQLTDPDLKLQDREGKLSQKQELFENVQTVYSRSKSLDNFLSELKSEGYNSYSRGGKVYGVEDESGRHYSFKTLGIELNKLEELDRQAQEEAIQLQELASLRESKRQEREQDVEPEREISDDLNESDLDSNSEGIVDEKDDIQDSDTGPEYHDDH